Part of the Ornithinimicrobium flavum genome, TACCAGGCGCCCTGGCGGATCTCCTCGTCGAGCTGCCCCGGGCCCCACCCGCTGTAGCCCACAAAGATGCGGAAGGCCCCGAGCTCCGGGACCACCAGCGGCGCGGGTGCGTCCAGGTCGACCAGACCGATCCCGCCGAAGAGCAGCTGGGTGCCGAGCGGGGCGTCGCCCGGGTCGTGCCCCGGCACGCTCACCAGGCCCATGGCGGTGTCCAGGCCCACCGGCCCGCCTCGGAAGAGCACACCGGGCTCGGTGACGAAGGGCTGCCACTGGGGCAGCACCACGTCGACCGAGGCGTCGAGCGGGGCGTTGAGGACCAGGCCGTGCGCGCCCTCCTCATCGTGGTGCAGCACGAGCACGACCGCCCGCTCGAACGGCTCCCCCGTGAGGGGCGTGGCCACCAGGAGCCGCCCGGAGACGTGCCCCGTCGGGGCCCACGGCCCTCGCTGGGTGCGGGCCATCACCTCTCCTGCGTTCCCGAAGGCATACCTCCATGATGACGTCTCGCACGGGCCGCCGCCGCCGCGAACGCCACCCCCAGGGCCAGGCCGAGCAGGTTGGCCAGGGTGTCGCGCCAGTCGGTCATCCGCTCTGGTGAGATGCGCTGCTGGACGGGCTCGCTGACCAGGGCGTGCACGACCATGGTCGCCACCCACCACCGGCCGCCGAGCCACCAGGCCAGCGCGGCCGGAGCACCGAACCCGATCAGGTGCCCGAGCTTGTCCGTCCCGGCGGGACCGGTCGTGGGCGGGGAGGGTGTGTAGAGGCCCCATACCTGGACCAGAAGGAGCACCAC contains:
- a CDS encoding YqgE/AlgH family protein translates to MARTQRGPWAPTGHVSGRLLVATPLTGEPFERAVVLVLHHDEEGAHGLVLNAPLDASVDVVLPQWQPFVTEPGVLFRGGPVGLDTAMGLVSVPGHDPGDAPLGTQLLFGGIGLVDLDAPAPLVVPELGAFRIFVGYSGWGPGQLDEEIRQGAWYVLPREPRDPFQEDTTDLWRAVLLRQRSAVSFATTWTADPERN